A single Gammaproteobacteria bacterium DNA region contains:
- a CDS encoding hydantoinase/oxoprolinase family protein, which yields MTLSTQKTSSQQVSYRLGVDIGGTFTDVVLVGSSGQIMTRKVSSTEDDYARGIVTGIRELLTSVDCQDFTVSEIMHGTTVASNTILQMTGARTGLITTQGFRDVLELRTLRMPRLYDLKWEKPPPLVERYLRVEVDERIDRDGEIEKPLDRADARQAIERLLAEGVEAIAVCLINSFANPVHEQLIFEVIQEAAPDLPCCISYNVLPEIKEYERTSTTVINAYLLPVIASYLNSLVARLKDEGIQAPLLLMQSNGGLTTVDQTRSLPCHIIESGPAAGVVGAHALSQKLGLGDIVTFDMGGTTAKASLIENGKYSRAVEYSVGGGIMAGSRLLTGSGYRLKVPAIDLAEVGAGGGSIVWLDPAGALQIGPRSAGATPGPVCYGKGGTEPTMTDACAILGYLNPDHLVGGDLPLNTELSKKVFADTIAGPLGLELEQAAYGAYEIASANMIRAIKSVSSERGRDPRDYVLFAFGGNGPLFAGAMATILGMRRILVPPAPGVFSAFGLLCAEVEHHYSQTLRRVLQSADPVELESSWKLLETQADNQLSLDGFPPEQRRLIRSANMHYQGQIYELSVPVPEGPIDQAALEVLQDAFGDEHERTYGHRAGPDEPVELVNLELVGQGLSTVSRVPEGLHAVQNTNQQSKPRQAYFGREHAWMDTPVIAREALSKSHSGPCIIDEYDATCLVPPGAKASLDDYGNIVIDL from the coding sequence ATGACGTTGTCTACTCAAAAAACAAGTTCTCAGCAGGTTTCATACCGTCTGGGTGTTGATATTGGCGGGACGTTTACCGACGTCGTGCTGGTGGGATCCAGTGGTCAGATCATGACGCGCAAGGTCTCGTCGACTGAAGATGATTATGCCCGTGGAATCGTGACGGGTATTCGTGAGCTGCTGACATCAGTGGACTGCCAGGATTTCACCGTGTCTGAGATCATGCATGGCACCACGGTTGCCTCGAACACCATATTGCAAATGACCGGTGCCCGGACCGGGTTGATCACCACCCAGGGGTTTCGGGATGTATTGGAACTGCGTACGCTGCGTATGCCTCGACTGTACGATTTGAAATGGGAAAAACCGCCACCACTGGTGGAGCGGTATCTTCGCGTGGAAGTGGATGAACGAATAGATCGCGACGGTGAAATCGAGAAACCATTGGACCGGGCTGATGCCCGACAGGCTATTGAACGACTGCTGGCCGAGGGTGTAGAAGCGATAGCTGTCTGTTTGATCAATTCGTTTGCCAATCCGGTTCACGAGCAGTTGATTTTTGAGGTGATACAAGAGGCAGCTCCCGATCTACCCTGCTGTATCAGCTATAACGTGCTGCCCGAGATCAAGGAGTATGAGCGAACCTCAACAACGGTCATCAATGCGTATCTGCTGCCGGTTATCGCAAGCTATTTGAATTCACTTGTCGCCAGATTAAAGGATGAGGGTATACAGGCACCGTTGTTACTGATGCAGTCAAATGGTGGCCTGACGACTGTAGACCAGACCCGCTCTTTGCCCTGTCATATTATCGAGTCGGGTCCGGCAGCCGGGGTTGTGGGCGCTCATGCCCTCAGTCAGAAACTCGGACTCGGTGACATTGTGACATTCGATATGGGCGGTACAACCGCCAAAGCATCGCTGATAGAAAACGGCAAGTATTCCCGTGCCGTTGAGTACAGTGTCGGTGGTGGCATCATGGCGGGTTCTCGTTTGTTGACGGGGTCCGGTTACCGTTTGAAAGTGCCCGCCATTGATCTGGCTGAAGTCGGTGCAGGAGGCGGTTCAATCGTCTGGCTGGATCCGGCCGGTGCACTTCAGATCGGTCCTAGAAGCGCCGGTGCGACACCCGGTCCGGTGTGTTACGGGAAAGGCGGTACCGAGCCAACCATGACAGACGCCTGCGCTATTCTGGGTTACCTGAATCCTGACCATCTGGTCGGCGGAGATCTACCCCTGAATACAGAACTCAGCAAAAAAGTGTTTGCTGATACGATTGCCGGGCCGTTAGGCCTGGAGCTTGAGCAAGCTGCGTATGGTGCCTATGAGATCGCGTCGGCCAACATGATCCGGGCGATCAAGTCTGTGTCCAGCGAGCGGGGTCGTGACCCCAGGGATTACGTCTTGTTCGCATTCGGTGGTAATGGGCCGCTGTTTGCAGGGGCTATGGCGACTATTCTGGGAATGCGACGAATACTGGTGCCACCCGCCCCGGGCGTCTTTTCTGCCTTTGGCCTGTTGTGTGCGGAGGTCGAGCACCATTACTCGCAGACACTCAGACGAGTGCTGCAGAGCGCTGATCCGGTCGAGTTGGAGTCGAGCTGGAAACTCCTGGAAACGCAGGCCGACAACCAGCTTTCACTGGATGGGTTCCCGCCTGAGCAACGCAGATTGATCCGCTCAGCCAATATGCACTACCAGGGCCAGATTTATGAACTCAGCGTTCCTGTGCCTGAGGGGCCGATTGACCAAGCAGCATTGGAAGTGTTGCAGGATGCGTTTGGTGACGAACACGAGAGAACCTACGGGCATCGAGCAGGTCCGGATGAGCCTGTAGAGTTGGTCAATCTGGAACTGGTCGGGCAGGGACTATCTACGGTCTCGCGTGTACCGGAAGGGTTGCATGCAGTACAAAACACGAATCAGCAGAGTAAACCCAGGCAGGCCTACTTTGGCCGGGAACATGCCTGGATGGACACACCGGTCATTGCCCGTGAGGCACTCAGTAAGTCGCATTCAGGGCCGTGTATCATCGACGAGTATGACGCGACGTGTCTCGTCCCACCCGGGGCTAAGGCCAGCCTGGATGACTATGGAAATATCGTGATCGACCTTTGA
- a CDS encoding PrpF family protein produces MPQYKIPAVFMRGGTSKALMFHLHDLPAQQHLWPDLFISAIGADDPYGRQLNGMGGGVSSLSKVCVISPSDRPDTDVDYRFFQLSSQNRVVDSSASCGNMAAAVGPFAVDEGLVSVNGDRICVRIFNVNTDRMIRSTFSLDEGTAAVNGDLCLPGVAGSGAPIHLEFENPGGGGTGKLLPTGRPTDELQTQGARFEVSMVDAGNPCVFVRAQDLGLAGSELPDTLSQFSEVLDTLEAIRLGASVAMGIAQNIDQASAIPGIPKIALISSPADSVTLSAETIRKHDCDLVLRMISVGQPHRAMPVTGALCTAVAGRIEGTLVNQLTKTRPITQSIRIAHPSGVSEVNAEVVRQGDGWHSRSASINRTARRLMDGYVYVSTANLDTGNFDSIGC; encoded by the coding sequence ATGCCCCAATATAAAATTCCGGCAGTTTTTATGCGCGGCGGCACCAGCAAAGCACTGATGTTTCATCTGCACGACCTGCCCGCCCAGCAACATCTGTGGCCAGACCTGTTTATATCTGCTATCGGCGCTGATGACCCTTACGGACGGCAACTGAACGGTATGGGTGGCGGGGTATCATCGCTATCCAAGGTTTGTGTGATATCCCCTTCAGACCGACCCGATACCGATGTGGACTACCGGTTTTTCCAGCTGTCCTCCCAAAACCGCGTTGTCGATTCCTCAGCAAGTTGCGGCAACATGGCCGCAGCCGTTGGTCCGTTTGCTGTGGATGAAGGCCTGGTTTCGGTGAATGGCGACCGCATCTGTGTGCGTATCTTCAACGTCAATACGGACCGCATGATTCGTTCAACATTCTCGCTGGATGAAGGTACGGCGGCCGTCAATGGTGACCTCTGCCTGCCCGGCGTCGCCGGTTCAGGCGCACCGATCCACCTGGAATTTGAAAATCCCGGTGGCGGCGGTACCGGCAAACTTCTGCCTACTGGACGGCCTACAGACGAATTACAGACTCAGGGCGCCCGGTTTGAGGTGTCAATGGTGGATGCCGGTAACCCCTGTGTATTTGTGCGAGCACAAGATCTGGGTCTGGCCGGCAGTGAGTTGCCCGACACTCTGTCACAGTTCAGTGAGGTCCTGGACACGCTGGAAGCAATTCGTCTCGGTGCCAGTGTTGCCATGGGCATCGCGCAAAACATCGATCAAGCCTCAGCAATACCCGGAATCCCCAAAATAGCGCTTATATCTTCCCCAGCCGATTCGGTGACCTTGTCAGCAGAAACTATCCGCAAGCACGACTGCGACCTGGTGCTCCGGATGATTTCAGTCGGCCAGCCGCATCGAGCGATGCCTGTTACCGGTGCTCTGTGCACTGCTGTTGCGGGTCGAATCGAGGGGACACTGGTGAATCAGTTAACTAAGACGCGGCCAATAACACAAAGTATTCGCATTGCGCACCCATCCGGGGTAAGTGAGGTGAATGCCGAGGTAGTCCGGCAAGGCGATGGTTGGCATTCCCGTTCAGCCAGCATTAACCGTACCGCCCGGCGACTGATGGATGGGTATGTTTATGTGTCGACAGCCAACCTGGATACCGGAAACTTTGATTCAATCGGCTGTTAA
- a CDS encoding hydantoinase B/oxoprolinase family protein: MKSDPVTLELFKNALLSIADEMAVTICRTTYSGVLRDNMDFSTAFTDAQGKLVAQGLTIPLHLGSIPTALESVLEHFGDDICPGDIFVMNDPYAGGMHLPDVFIFQPIFVEGERLAIAATISHQADVGGRVPGSNASDSTEIYQEGLRIPPVKLFSAGKPNDTMWRLIEKNVRIPVQVFGDLRAQLSACAIAEKQFIELVERFGKETTRFYMQELIDHTERLTRAALRNLPDGVFEFEDWIDDDGIDRDQPIRLYCTITKQNDSICVDWEGSSAQVKGAINCTLSFTKAVSYAAIRSVLDYDIPCNEGLFRAIEVTAPPGTITNMVLPAACAARGLTGFRMGDCAFGALAMMLPDEVGAASDGGNSGLSIGGYDSARRPFIFVDFACGSWGGRPWADGVQGNSNMFANMASQSVELIESQNPLQILRYELIADRAGAGKYRGGVPYRRDYRFLEDEAVLQVRSDRRKIRPYGLYGGKPGKSSQNMMNPDGAAELLDSKFTMTLRKGDVFRHELPGGGGWGDPLERDPARVLEDVRNEYVTPEGASNEYGVVIDLQALSVDKEATRELRNSLREARGDGPVADISWSDS; this comes from the coding sequence ATGAAATCAGATCCAGTCACGCTCGAATTATTCAAAAATGCCCTGTTGTCGATCGCAGATGAGATGGCAGTAACGATCTGCAGAACGACTTATTCCGGTGTTCTACGGGATAACATGGATTTTTCCACTGCGTTTACAGACGCGCAGGGAAAGCTGGTTGCCCAGGGACTGACGATTCCCCTCCATTTGGGCTCTATACCCACAGCCCTGGAGTCGGTCCTCGAACACTTTGGCGATGATATCTGCCCCGGTGATATTTTTGTCATGAATGATCCCTATGCGGGCGGCATGCACCTTCCAGATGTCTTTATTTTCCAGCCGATCTTTGTCGAAGGTGAGCGGCTTGCAATAGCAGCGACCATATCGCACCAGGCCGATGTCGGTGGTCGTGTACCGGGTTCGAATGCGTCGGATTCTACCGAGATCTACCAGGAGGGTCTGAGAATACCACCGGTTAAGCTGTTCAGTGCTGGAAAACCGAATGACACGATGTGGCGGCTTATTGAGAAAAACGTTCGTATACCGGTACAGGTATTCGGTGATTTGCGCGCCCAGTTATCGGCGTGTGCGATCGCGGAAAAACAGTTCATAGAGCTGGTTGAACGGTTCGGTAAAGAGACGACCCGCTTTTACATGCAGGAGTTGATCGATCACACTGAGCGACTGACCAGGGCGGCCTTGCGGAACTTGCCTGATGGTGTTTTCGAGTTTGAAGACTGGATAGACGACGACGGAATTGATCGCGATCAGCCAATACGTCTGTATTGCACAATCACGAAACAGAATGACTCCATTTGCGTAGACTGGGAGGGCAGTTCCGCCCAGGTCAAAGGCGCGATCAACTGTACATTGTCTTTCACCAAGGCAGTTTCATATGCCGCAATCCGGTCGGTGCTCGACTATGACATCCCGTGTAATGAGGGTCTTTTCCGGGCGATTGAAGTGACTGCGCCTCCAGGGACTATCACTAATATGGTCCTGCCCGCAGCCTGTGCCGCACGGGGGTTGACCGGGTTTCGAATGGGCGACTGTGCATTCGGTGCGTTGGCGATGATGTTGCCGGATGAAGTGGGAGCAGCGTCGGATGGCGGGAATTCCGGCCTCAGTATTGGTGGGTACGACAGTGCTCGGCGTCCTTTCATTTTTGTTGATTTTGCCTGTGGCAGCTGGGGTGGGCGCCCGTGGGCAGATGGGGTCCAGGGTAATTCAAACATGTTTGCGAATATGGCATCGCAGTCAGTGGAGTTGATCGAATCCCAGAATCCCCTGCAGATCCTGCGTTATGAACTGATAGCGGACAGGGCCGGTGCCGGTAAATACCGAGGTGGGGTGCCGTATCGTCGCGACTATCGGTTCCTTGAGGATGAGGCCGTGCTACAGGTGCGTTCCGATCGGAGAAAAATAAGACCTTACGGTCTGTACGGCGGGAAACCGGGTAAGTCGTCACAGAACATGATGAACCCCGACGGCGCCGCCGAACTGTTGGATTCAAAATTTACGATGACTCTTCGAAAGGGTGACGTATTTCGGCATGAGTTACCCGGTGGCGGTGGCTGGGGAGATCCACTCGAACGAGATCCGGCAAGGGTTCTGGAGGATGTCAGAAACGAATACGTTACCCCGGAAGGGGCATCAAATGAGTATGGTGTAGTCATTGACCTGCAGGCCCTTAGTGTCGACAAGGAGGCAACCCGCGAGCTGAGGAACAGTCTTCGTGAAGCCAGGGGAGATGGTCCAGTGGCAGACATCAGTTGGAGTGATTCATGA
- a CDS encoding TIM barrel protein — protein MLNFAANLSMLFVEHSFLDRFSAAAAAGFTAVECQFPYDHSPEDLGECLHSTGLELILLNFPAGDLTTGERGLAAFPDRLAQCREQIDYGLDYAVRLGCPRMHLLSGLIPAGLAHEVALSTYVDNIRYAVQRAGQGGPKILVEPFNSIDVPDYLVHTVEDARHVIELAGCEGVGLQFDFYHTQMEQGDLASTFQRHFELVSHIQISGVPGRHEPDDNEINYAYLFGLIDALGYEGYVGCEYNPRGSTLEGLTWLDEHRGR, from the coding sequence ATGCTGAATTTTGCGGCCAATCTCTCGATGTTGTTTGTTGAACATTCGTTTCTCGATCGGTTTTCTGCGGCGGCAGCTGCCGGGTTCACAGCAGTTGAATGCCAGTTCCCTTACGACCATAGTCCGGAAGATCTCGGGGAATGTCTGCATTCGACCGGTCTCGAGCTAATTCTGCTTAACTTTCCAGCAGGTGATCTGACCACTGGCGAACGCGGTCTCGCGGCATTTCCGGATCGTCTGGCACAATGCCGCGAGCAGATCGATTATGGCCTTGATTATGCCGTCCGGCTGGGTTGCCCTCGAATGCATCTGCTGTCAGGGCTGATACCGGCGGGTTTAGCGCACGAGGTGGCGCTGTCGACCTACGTAGACAATATTCGGTATGCCGTTCAAAGGGCCGGACAGGGCGGACCAAAAATATTGGTGGAACCGTTTAATTCAATTGATGTGCCCGATTACCTGGTCCATACGGTCGAGGACGCCAGACACGTGATCGAGTTGGCAGGTTGCGAAGGCGTCGGTCTGCAGTTTGACTTTTACCATACGCAGATGGAACAAGGAGACCTCGCGTCAACTTTCCAGCGTCACTTTGAGCTGGTCAGCCATATCCAGATTTCGGGCGTGCCGGGACGGCATGAACCTGATGACAACGAAATCAACTACGCCTACCTGTTTGGCCTGATAGATGCGTTGGGGTATGAAGGTTATGTGGGTTGTGAATACAATCCGCGCGGCAGTACGCTCGAAGGACTGACCTGGCTGGACGAACACCGGGGCAGATGA
- a CDS encoding dipeptidase — protein MTDSVHRPADFIYEQALIWDNHAGFESRPDVDLSQLNHWRDSGASFVSVNVGYDVRPWTNTVHTLAYVRRWIAARPNDYLLAKTVDDILQARSDGRLAIAFDIEGMEALDGNIDMLQLYYNLGVRQMLFAYNRNNRAGGGCHDEDIGLTAFGRSVVEEMNRIGMLVDCSHSAYLTTMDAMELSASPVTFSHSNPKALCDHPRNITDDQIRGCAATGGVIGINGIGKFLGDSIDPENFVDHIAYTADLVGAQHVGVALDYSDGSDDLQDAITGQSNFWPPQWYSGTMEFMAPNRLIDAVDIMLRRNFSSEDITGILGGNFFALAQRVWL, from the coding sequence ATGACTGACTCCGTGCACCGTCCAGCCGACTTTATTTATGAGCAGGCGCTGATCTGGGACAACCATGCGGGATTTGAGAGTCGCCCCGATGTCGACCTGTCCCAACTCAATCACTGGCGTGACAGTGGTGCCAGTTTTGTCTCAGTCAATGTGGGCTACGATGTAAGACCCTGGACCAATACCGTCCACACACTGGCCTATGTTCGTCGTTGGATCGCAGCACGACCCAATGACTACTTGCTGGCCAAAACCGTGGACGATATTCTGCAGGCCCGATCTGACGGCCGTCTGGCCATAGCCTTCGATATCGAGGGTATGGAAGCCCTGGATGGAAATATCGACATGCTCCAGCTCTACTACAATCTTGGCGTACGCCAGATGCTGTTTGCCTACAATCGTAACAACCGCGCCGGTGGCGGCTGCCACGATGAGGACATCGGCCTGACAGCGTTTGGCAGATCAGTTGTAGAGGAAATGAATCGCATCGGCATGCTGGTGGACTGCTCCCACAGCGCCTACCTCACCACAATGGACGCGATGGAACTGTCTGCATCACCGGTTACGTTTTCTCACTCAAACCCTAAAGCACTCTGTGACCACCCCCGTAACATCACCGATGACCAGATCCGGGGCTGTGCAGCCACTGGCGGTGTAATCGGCATCAACGGGATCGGGAAGTTTCTTGGAGACTCAATTGATCCGGAAAATTTTGTCGATCACATCGCGTACACCGCCGACCTTGTTGGCGCTCAGCATGTTGGCGTTGCTCTGGATTACAGTGATGGAAGCGACGATCTGCAAGACGCCATAACCGGGCAATCAAACTTCTGGCCGCCTCAGTGGTACAGCGGGACGATGGAGTTTATGGCCCCCAACCGGTTGATTGACGCGGTTGACATTATGTTACGCCGAAACTTCTCGAGCGAAGACATTACGGGAATACTCGGTGGTAATTTTTTTGCGCTCGCTCAGCGTGTCTGGTTATGA
- a CDS encoding MFS transporter, translated as MRPHSSSVLHYGWVILVLATLVAFGALGLARFGYSIVLPAMQVDLGMDNTQAGVLATAHVVGYLIASLLGGVLAARYGPRRVIALGLGLAGFSMILTGLADGFVAVGFWRGLAGVGSGMANIPVYGVVSAWFSSKRRGMATGIAVSGSSIALIALGPLVPHLLDAFGTSGWRVCWYLFGCFTLVLAVAGAFLLRNVPAEKGLNPIAADDSETAIGKGSANDRPDWSQVYRSKTAWHLGVVYIAFGFSYIIYVTFFFKMLVAEGGYTTTGAGRLFMLMGWCSLLCGLIWGSMSDVVGRRYALLSVYLVQAVAYALVSLWPSNAGYIVSSVMFGITAWSIPGIMAAACGDLFGSRLAPAALGFITLFFGVGQVISPGIAGAMADAAGSFSSAFSLAAIVATLGAVGALSLPDDRSRGAAVPDSR; from the coding sequence ATGAGACCACACTCATCGTCTGTGCTGCACTACGGCTGGGTGATTCTGGTACTTGCGACACTGGTCGCTTTCGGTGCCCTGGGACTGGCCAGGTTCGGATATTCCATCGTCTTGCCGGCGATGCAGGTCGATCTGGGTATGGACAATACCCAGGCAGGTGTGCTGGCGACGGCCCATGTTGTGGGCTATCTGATCGCCAGCCTGCTCGGTGGTGTGCTGGCGGCGCGATACGGCCCCCGCCGGGTCATTGCGCTGGGCCTGGGGTTGGCTGGCTTCAGTATGATCCTGACCGGTCTGGCAGACGGTTTTGTTGCGGTAGGATTTTGGCGAGGTTTAGCCGGGGTTGGCAGCGGTATGGCCAACATACCCGTTTACGGAGTGGTGTCAGCCTGGTTCTCGAGCAAACGCCGGGGAATGGCGACGGGTATAGCAGTCAGCGGTTCATCCATTGCCCTGATTGCCTTGGGTCCACTCGTGCCGCACCTGCTGGACGCTTTCGGCACATCGGGCTGGCGGGTGTGTTGGTATTTGTTTGGCTGTTTTACCCTGGTACTCGCTGTAGCAGGTGCTTTCCTGCTGCGGAATGTCCCTGCTGAAAAAGGTCTGAACCCAATAGCTGCTGATGACAGCGAAACAGCAATAGGTAAGGGGTCCGCGAATGATCGCCCGGACTGGTCGCAGGTCTACCGATCAAAGACTGCGTGGCATCTGGGTGTGGTCTACATTGCCTTCGGTTTTTCCTACATTATCTACGTCACGTTCTTTTTCAAGATGCTGGTGGCCGAGGGCGGGTACACCACAACCGGTGCCGGTCGGCTCTTTATGCTGATGGGTTGGTGCAGCCTGCTGTGCGGGCTGATCTGGGGTAGCATGTCAGATGTGGTCGGACGCAGGTACGCTCTGTTGAGCGTTTATCTGGTGCAAGCTGTCGCCTATGCGCTGGTATCCCTATGGCCAAGTAATGCGGGGTACATCGTTTCATCTGTGATGTTTGGCATTACCGCGTGGAGTATCCCGGGGATCATGGCAGCCGCCTGTGGCGATCTCTTCGGGTCCAGGCTTGCGCCGGCCGCACTTGGCTTTATCACGTTGTTTTTTGGTGTGGGCCAGGTGATTTCCCCCGGGATCGCGGGTGCTATGGCCGACGCGGCGGGTTCGTTCAGTTCGGCATTCTCACTGGCTGCAATCGTGGCTACTCTGGGGGCTGTCGGTGCACTTTCGCTGCCGGATGACAGGTCGCGGGGTGCAGCGGTGCCTGACTCACGATGA
- a CDS encoding aspartate aminotransferase family protein: MEMSAYLDQQSESKRLYDRALAVMPGGNSRHTIVMDPYPVYARLGRGCRVTDVEGEERIDFINNYTALIRGHSDPDVTAVVSKVIHNGTSFSLPTEYDIRLAELLVDRIPAAEQVRFCNSGSEAVLLAIRAARAYTGRSKIAKFEGCYHGIYDYAQASDSSRPGNWGALDSPQTTLETSMVPNLGKDVVTLPWNRPEICAQLIEDCADELAAVLIDPLPAALGLLSPVEGFLETLRELTREFGVVLIFDEVMSFRIDYRGAGHANGITPDLMSMGKIIGGGFPVGAVAGSTAIMSVFDHRLGEKVHHGGTYNGNPVTMAAGYETMRLMTQDEYTRLAELGDTLRASLSEMLKQRGVQHQVNGRGSMFSLLLSARRPVDFRELIECRESGPELTGLDREMLSRGVLLGSRGLFGVLSTPMGEAELDQFVDALDQSLRALGVY; encoded by the coding sequence ATGGAAATGTCGGCTTATCTGGATCAACAGTCTGAATCCAAACGACTTTACGACCGGGCCCTTGCGGTTATGCCAGGCGGTAATTCCCGCCACACGATCGTTATGGACCCCTATCCGGTCTATGCACGATTGGGCCGAGGGTGCCGGGTAACCGACGTGGAGGGTGAGGAAAGGATTGATTTTATAAATAACTACACAGCGCTGATCCGAGGCCATTCGGACCCCGATGTAACCGCTGTAGTCAGTAAGGTGATCCACAATGGCACTTCATTTTCATTGCCGACGGAGTACGACATACGGTTGGCTGAACTGCTGGTGGATCGAATACCTGCCGCCGAGCAGGTTCGTTTTTGTAATTCCGGCAGCGAGGCTGTGCTGCTCGCCATCCGGGCGGCCCGTGCCTATACCGGTCGCTCGAAAATTGCAAAATTCGAAGGTTGTTACCACGGTATCTATGACTATGCACAGGCCAGTGATTCTTCACGGCCGGGAAATTGGGGTGCACTGGATAGTCCGCAGACGACACTGGAAACCAGCATGGTGCCAAACCTCGGGAAGGATGTGGTCACACTGCCCTGGAACCGGCCGGAAATCTGTGCCCAGCTTATTGAAGACTGTGCCGATGAGTTGGCCGCGGTACTGATTGACCCGCTGCCTGCCGCCCTGGGGTTGTTGTCGCCTGTCGAAGGCTTTCTCGAGACACTGCGAGAACTGACCCGGGAGTTCGGCGTGGTGCTGATCTTCGACGAGGTGATGTCATTTCGGATTGACTACCGGGGTGCCGGTCACGCCAATGGAATAACACCGGACCTGATGTCGATGGGCAAGATCATCGGTGGCGGCTTTCCGGTCGGTGCGGTTGCCGGCAGTACAGCAATCATGTCCGTCTTCGATCATCGCCTCGGCGAGAAAGTACACCACGGAGGCACCTATAACGGGAATCCCGTCACCATGGCAGCGGGCTACGAGACGATGCGATTGATGACCCAGGATGAGTACACCCGGCTGGCCGAACTGGGTGATACGTTGCGTGCGAGCTTATCGGAGATGCTCAAACAGCGTGGCGTTCAACATCAGGTCAACGGGCGTGGCTCTATGTTTTCTTTGTTGTTGAGTGCCCGCCGGCCGGTAGATTTTCGCGAGCTGATCGAGTGTCGGGAGAGTGGGCCGGAACTTACCGGTCTCGACCGCGAAATGCTGTCACGCGGTGTTCTGCTCGGCAGTCGCGGTCTTTTCGGCGTATTGTCGACCCCAATGGGTGAGGCCGAGCTCGATCAATTTGTCGATGCACTTGATCAGTCCTTAAGGGCCCTCGGTGTTTACTGA
- the prpB gene encoding methylisocitrate lyase, with protein MTWLTDNDVHKETPGDRLTQLIAQPGIVRIPGAHNALAGLLAKRAGFGCLYVSGAAVSGSMGLPDLGIMTLEELSSHVRSIYRATQLPLVVDADTGYGEAINVMRTVQELESAGAAAMQIEDQVMPKKCGHLSDKRLISTEDMCAKVAAARKARSHLRIIARTDAVDGEGLESAIERLNRYVEAGADLVFADALKDEVSIRTITQRVGAPVLANMAEFGRTPYFSASELEVMGCRLVIWPASSLRIAARAMDRLYQDLARTGTTHQFIDDMVDRSELYDVIGYFDYESLDASVARSVVPEKKPVPSAPDGGVI; from the coding sequence ATGACGTGGCTGACTGACAACGATGTACACAAGGAAACTCCCGGCGACAGATTGACACAGCTTATTGCGCAACCGGGTATCGTTCGAATTCCCGGCGCCCACAACGCTCTTGCCGGGTTGCTCGCAAAGCGGGCCGGGTTCGGGTGTCTGTATGTGTCGGGTGCAGCAGTGTCCGGCAGCATGGGCTTGCCGGATCTCGGAATCATGACTCTGGAGGAATTGAGTAGTCATGTCCGGTCGATCTACCGGGCCACCCAGTTGCCACTCGTGGTTGACGCCGATACAGGTTACGGCGAAGCGATCAATGTGATGCGTACCGTTCAGGAACTGGAAAGTGCCGGTGCCGCAGCGATGCAGATTGAGGACCAGGTAATGCCTAAAAAATGTGGCCACCTTAGTGATAAGCGGTTGATATCGACTGAAGACATGTGCGCAAAAGTGGCCGCAGCGCGAAAAGCACGATCCCATCTCAGAATTATCGCGCGTACCGACGCAGTAGATGGCGAAGGCCTGGAATCCGCGATCGAGCGCCTGAATCGCTATGTCGAGGCCGGGGCAGATTTGGTATTCGCTGATGCGTTGAAAGATGAAGTGAGTATACGAACCATAACGCAGCGTGTAGGCGCTCCGGTTTTGGCCAACATGGCAGAGTTCGGTCGCACACCCTACTTCTCAGCCTCCGAGCTAGAAGTCATGGGATGCCGCCTGGTGATCTGGCCGGCGTCTTCATTGCGCATCGCGGCGAGGGCGATGGACCGGCTGTACCAGGACCTGGCCCGGACCGGCACCACGCATCAGTTTATCGACGACATGGTCGACCGCAGTGAACTTTACGATGTGATCGGTTATTTCGACTACGAATCGCTGGATGCATCGGTGGCGCGCAGCGTGGTCCCCGAAAAGAAGCCTGTGCCGTCAGCGCCTGACGGGGGCGTCATCTAG